A single window of Colletotrichum higginsianum IMI 349063 chromosome 8, whole genome shotgun sequence DNA harbors:
- a CDS encoding Serine carboxypeptidase, with protein MKGVSFFPSAALCLAAVAAGLAMPRSYAVDRSYSLMSEAGTNYSVFEHAATNSRTRFVQDSGICETTQGVKQFSGYFDVGTDQNMFFWFFEARKDAKTAPLALWLNGGPGCSSMLGLFQENGPCTFGTGGGAEPTLNPNSWNNFANMLYVDQPIGAGFSYGTSDTTSTVKAAPKVWALMQSFYTQFPDYKNRDFGVFTESYGGHYAPEFADYFQDQNEAIDKGTVKGEKIKLVAVGINNGWIDPEAQYPAYLEYAVNNTYNKIIDQSKHDEIVKLYEKDCKPAIAKCTEIEGQDEACVAADTTCYNAVEAPIEAVKTFNVYDVRAKDDKFPPNTYAKYLQKPEVVKAIGAKSSYQECPQGAYDKFTSTGDAQRSFLKKLQEVKNKDVQVLIWAGDADFICNYIGNYEVVKKVGGEEFEKAEMKDFKMDGKKKGEFKTVKNLSWLMVYEAGHELPAYQPEVAFEAFKQTMSKKPISSPQ; from the exons ATGAAGGGCGTCTCTTTCTTTCCGTCGGCCGCCTTGTGCCTGGCCGCGGTCGCTGCGGGGCTCGCCATGCCCAGAAGCTATGCAGTCGACAGGTCGTACAGCTTGATGTCAGAGGCGGGAACCAATTACAGCGTCTTTGAACACGCAGCCACGAACTCTAGAACCCGGTTTGTCCAGGACTCGGGCATCTGCGAGACGACGCAAGGGGTTAAGCAGTTTTCGGGCTACTTCGACGTCG GAACCGACCAGAACATGTTCTTCTGGTTCTTCGAAGCGCGTAAGGAcgcgaagacggcgcccCTTGCCTTGTGGCTGAACGGCGGGCCTGGATGCAGCTCCATGCTCGGCCTCTTCCAGGAAAACGGACCCTGCACGTTCGGCACAGGGGGCGGCGCGGAGCCGACTTTGAATCCCAACTCATGGAACAACTTTGCAAACATG CTCTACGTGGACCAGCCGATCGGGGCCGGTTTCAGCTACGGCACGAGCGATACAACCAGCACAGTCAAGGCCGCGCCCAAGGTTTGGGCACTGATGCAGTCCTTCTATACCCAGTTCCCCGACTACAAGAACCGCGACTTCGGTGTGTTCACCGAGTCGTACGGCGGTCACTACGCCCCAGAGTTTGCCGACTACTTCCAGGACCAGAACGAGGCCATTGACAAGGGGACGGTCAAGGGCGAAAAGATCAAGTTGGTAGCCGTTGGAATCAACAACGGCTGGATCGACCCAG AGGCCCAGTACCCCGCTTACTTGGAGTACGCCGTTAACAACACGTACAACAAGATCATCGACCAGAGCAAGCACGATGAGATCGTCAAGTTGTATGAGAAGGACTGCAAGCCGGCGATAGCCAAGTGCACGGAGATCGAGGGCCAGGACGAGGCCTGCGTGGCGGCCGATACGACTTGCTACAACGCCGTGGAAGCCCCCATAGAGGCCGTCAAGACCTTCAACGTGTACGACGTCAGGGCCAAGGACGACAAGTTCCCGCCCAACACGTACGCGAAGTACCTGCAGAAGCCCGAGGTCGTGAAAGCCATCGGCGCAAAGTCGTCGTACCAGGAGTGTCCTCAGGGGGCCTATGACAAGTTTACTTCCACCGGTGACG CTCAAAGATCGTTCCTCAAAAAGCTTCAGGAGGTGAAAAACAAAGATGTCCAGGTCCTCATTTGGGCTGGTGACGCCG ACTTCATCTGCAACTACATCGGTAACTACGAAGTGGTGAAGAAGGTCGGAGGCGAGGAGTTTGAGAAGGCGGAAATGAAGGACTTCAAAATGgacgggaagaagaagggcgagtTCAAGACCGTCAAGAACCTGAGCTGGCTGATGGTCTATGAGGCCGGCCACGAGCTTCCGGCGTACCAGCCCGAGGTCGCGTTCGAGGCCTTCAAGCAAACCATGTCCAAGAAGCCCATTTCGTCGCCGCAGTAA
- a CDS encoding Cytochrome P450 monooxygenase: protein MGDQTEYGLHDGLKSALLNWASILAGAVFLLYVLHRAALPKPLKGIPYNHESAKRILGDIPNISSTPSRREWFVDLVRRHNSPLTQIFIFPFKPPVVICGDPIESQDICTRRTSEFKRASNFKNIFGVIPNHRIVMADDDPRFKKNRELTRDLMTPGFLHEVSAPEIYDKSMRLVELWTQKSRLSNGRPFEAGRDIHNAALDIILSVAFNPDPTKNITARNIAHLESIPTPLATTGDEDLPVKIENLAAEPLTKALSALAESAGRILRAPLPRLKLWLLRRERLMKEAFVARAVMEARELGSAVERMEAGEPPRCAMDQIMIRERAIAEKEGRSPDYYSDTVKDELLGYLIAGHDTTSSATQWGIKFLTRYQPVQTRLRADIRAAFPSADRPPPVAEILKAQIPYLDAVIEEILRCCKTLPIMSREATVDTQILGTAIPKGTTVMFLAHGPGYLHPAVPVDETKRTESGKSAQRRIGTWDAESVEDFVPERWLKKDAEGREVFDTNAGPIMTFGYGPRGCFGRRLAYLEMKTVLFLVIWSFELGEVSAELGSWASTDGLTTIPKSCYVKLRKV, encoded by the exons ATGGGGGACCAAACCGAATATGGGCTGCATGATGGCCTGAAGAGCGCACTCCTCAACTGGGCGTCCATactcgccggcgccgtgttCTTGCTATACGTCCTTCACAGAGCGGCTCTTCCGAAACCCTTGAAGGGAATCCCATACAATCATGAATCGGCGAAAAGGATCTTGGGCGACATCCCGAACATCTCATCCACCCCATCACGGCGGGAATGGTTCGTTGACCTGGTCCGCCGACACAACAGCCCCCTCACCCAGATCTTCATCTTCCCATTCAAGCCTCCGGTCGTCATCTGCGGCGACCCCATCGAATCGCAGGACATTTGCACCCGGCGGACTTCCGAGTTCAAACGAGCCAGCAACTTCAAGAACATTTTCGGCGTGATCCCGAACCATCGCATCGTGATGGCGGATGACGACCCCAGGTTCAAGAAGAACCGGGAGCTGACGAGGGACCTGATGACGCCGGGGTTTCTGCACGAG GTATCGGCGCCTGAGATCTATGATAAATCCATGCGACTCGTGGAGCTTTGGACACAGAAGAGCAGACTCAGCAACGGGAGGCCCTTTGAGGCTGGTAGAGACATTCACAACGCGGCCCTCGATATCATCCTGTCCGTCGCATTCAACCCCGACCCGACCAAGAACATCACGGCGCGCAACATCGCCCACCTTGAGTCCATTCCGACGCCACTTGCAACGACCGGCGACGAAGACCTACCTGTCAAGATTGAGAACCTAGCGGCAGAGCCACTCACAAAGGCTCTCTCCGCATTGGCTGAAAGCGCCGGTAGGATACTGAGAGCGCCACTCCCTCGTTTGAAATTGTGGCTGCTGCGGAGGGAGCGGCTGATGAAGGAAGCTTTCGTCGCGAGAGCCGTCATGGAGGCTCGGGAGCTGGGGAGTGCAGTGGAGAGGATGGAGGCCGGGGAGCCCCCGAGATGTGCGATGGACCAGATAATGATCAGGGAGAGGGCGATTGCAGAGAAGGAAGGGAGAAGTCCAGATTACTACTCGGACACCGTGAAAGACGAG CTATTGGGCTATCTCATTGCCGGCCACGACACGACCTCTTCGGCAACGCAATGGGGCATCAAGTTCCTCACTCGATACCAGCCCGTACAGACCCGCTTGCGAGCCGATATCCGTGCAGCTTTCCCCTCTGCCgaccgcccgccgcccgtcgccgagatcctcaagGCCCAGATCCCctacctcgacgccgtcatcgaggagATCCTCCGCTGCTGCAAGACGCTCCCCATCATGAGCCGCGAGGCCACCGTCGACACGCAGAtcctcggcaccgccatACCAAAGGGCACGACGGTCATGTTCCTGGCCCACGGGCCGGGCTACCTGCATCCTGCGGtccccgtcgacgagacAAAGCGCACGGAGAGCGGGAAGAGCGCGCAGAGGAGGATCGGGACGTGGGACGCGGAGAGCGTCGAGGACTTCGTGCCGGAGAGGTGGCTGAAGAAGGACGCGGAGGGCAGGGAGGTGTTTGATACGAACGCGGGGCCGATCATGACGTTCGGGTACGGCCCACGGGGGTGTTTCGGGCGCAGGCTGGCGTACCTGGAGATGAAGACTGTGCTGTTCCTGGTGATCTGGAGCTTCGAGCTTGGGGAGGTGAGTGCGGAGCTGGGCAGTTGGGCTTCAACGGATGGGCTTACGACGATTCCGAAGTCGTGTTATGTCAAGCTGAGGAAGGTATAG
- a CDS encoding Oxidoreductase has protein sequence MRVLFLYSCLYWLLVPALAGSQTAEDIQRVIREQHGDSTALSNISAASWVASPVVRGSIDIIWTCVVTLGACVYTVLHLNVPAKNGRYAGLIDKLRWVVIAILFPEYVLVIAAYQLREAQNLRKELQKHLDNNASTSKQLVELDFCFFVIMGGYQVTIKDIQPGPEFTYNSNCEDIHRLSSEGFLRLVELGEINIETAVRTSHLKDRSKANIIQKALVLMQIGWMLLQCIARKAQGLPITLLELHTMVHVACAAAMYSFWFSKPLDIGYPEMLDSESETMRGFLALSVQSQLCKKNEIEFTIQTQELESNSTHPGNHSAGSQPRASSITLLPNDPTQEPHLTDDVMDDENAVSILEIGQSLSCGIRLRSEKSVTPSKTKLRLTAEDRTRLERSTHFVRSLSRPVTETPSSTPLRLKSYSLCFSEKGNNEIGLDYRQEGVSIYNYLSHFHDLESMGVLSSANDRPIMAKTSPIKPSLIGILLPFIYSGLHLVAWNYEFPTTAEGIMWKVACIVSCNPIGWVLIFIMARIIEFKIGDKDDYDVLLHVIIYVILEIVFAAFILLKVSGRVFLAVESFASIRRLPIGAYSMPVWLQMLPHL, from the exons ATGCGCGTCCTCTTCTTATATTCCTGCCTTTACTGGCTTCTAGTACCAGCTTTGGCAGGTAGTCAGACGGCAGAGGACATCCAAAGAGTCATTCGAGAGCAGCACGGGGACTCGACGGCGCTCTCCAATATTTCGGCGGCATCGTGGGTAGCCTCCCCCGTCGTCCGGGGCAGCATCGACATCATCTGGACGTGCGTCGTCACCCTCGGCGCCTGCGTCTATACCGTCCTCCATCTCAACGTCCCTGCAAAGAACGGGCGCTACGCCGGACTCATCGACAAGCTACGATgggtcgtcatcgccatTCTTTTCCCGGAATATGTTCTCGTCATTGCAGCCTATCAACTCCGAGAAGCGCAGAACCTGAGGAAGGAGTTGCAAAAGCACTTGGACAACAACGCCTCTACG TCGAAGCAGCTTGTCGAACTCGACTTTTGTTTCTTTGTGATTATGGGAGGTTACCAGGTTACCATCAAAGACATTCAACCGGGGCCAGAGTTCACGTATAACAGCAACTGTGAAGATATTCATCGGCTGTCCTCGGAAGGATTTCTGAGGCTGGTTGAACTGGGCGAAATCAACATCGAGACCGCGGTGAGGACGTCGCACTTGAAAGACAGGAGCAAGGCCAACATCATTCAAAAGGCGTTGGTTTTGATGCAAATCGGTTGGATGCTGCTCCAGTGTATCGCCAGAAAAGCCCAAGGACTCCCCATAACCCTCCTGGAGTTGCACACAATGGTCCATGTTGCTTGCGCCGCAGCGATGTACAGCTTCTGGTTCTCC AAGCCTTTGGATATCGGCTATCCAGAGATGCTGGACTCGGAGTCTGAAACGATGAGAGGCTTTCTGGCTCTTTCTGTGCAATCACAGCTTTGCAAGAAGAACGAAATCGAATTCACCATCCAGACACAGGAGCTCGAAAGCAACTCTACGCACCCTGGTAATCATAGCGCTGGTTCTCAACCCCGTGCGTCGAGTATTACTTTGTTGCCGAACGATCCTACACAAGAACCACACCTCACGGACGACGtcatggacgacgagaatGCAGTATCAATCCTGGAAATCGGACAATCTCTAAGCTGCGGTATCAGACTTCGCTCAGAAAAATCTGTGACTCCATCAAAGACCAAATTGAGGCTCACAGCCGAGGACAGAACCCGTTTGGAGCGGTCGACTCACTTCGTCAGAAGTCTGTCACGACCTGTGACCGAAACCCCGAGCAGCACACCTTTGCGCCTAAAATCTTACAGTCTATGTTTTTCAGAAAAGGGTAATAATGAGATTGGGCTGGATTACCGTCAAGAAGGCGTATCCATCTATAATTACTTGAGTCACTTCCACGATCTTGAATCTATGGGCGTCCTTTCGTCGGCGAATGACCGACCCATCATGGCGAAGACATCACCAATCAAGCCGAGCTTGATTGGAATTCTTTTGCCCTTTATCTATAGCGGCCTTCATTTGGTCGCCTGGAATTATGAGTTCCCAACAACAGCCGAGGGTATAATGTGGAAGGTTGCCTGCATAGTATCATGCAACCCCATCGGTTGGGTTCTTATCTTCATCATGGCCAGAATCATCGAATTCAAGATAGGGGATAAAGATGATTATGATGTTTTACTCCATGTCATCATCTATGTCATTCTTGAAATCGTCTTCGCAGCCTTCATTCTTCTGAAAGTCAGCGGGCGGGTTTTCCTGGCCGTCGAGTCTTTTGCGAGCATACGAAGACTTCCGATAGGCGCTTACTCTATGCCTGTATGGCTGCAGATGCTTCCTCATTTGTAG
- a CDS encoding glycosyl hydrolase family 31 codes for MLLQSEKIPSKYAPQEAKGAASTASIELQSSDGQTEPFTFTFEVVRPTVFRTTVTSKSRPIPPFPSAHKPVTDSAPTDVEVKTSENTQSFTTSAAKAVVEWSNTPIVSLYAGHDDSGKPIHADLPFRSYAADGPGIAHYSVYKKGTLHVGLGEKAAPMDLSGRGFLISASDTFGYDAYRTDPLYKHIPLLINVTPEGAVGIFSTAHSRSTWSIGSELDGMWGAYKVHRQSHGGLEEYLIVGRTVADVVRSYAELVGFPLRVPRYMMGYIGGGMKYSAMDAPRAHDAIMGWVKNCEKHDIPFSAFQMSSGYTVAEKEPKTRNVFTWNYHRFPDPRAFTREAHAHGVRLLANVKPYVLATHPEYKKLSAAGAFFKDPNTGETAVTRLWSAGGGESGEGSHLDFTSNAGYQWWYDGVVGLKKVGIDVMWNDNNEYTVPDDDWQCALEKTDLVPIPEGLSRKDVGIWGRAIHTELMGKASHDATVEGKPEERPFVLTRSATAGTMKYCGASWSGDNVTAWESMRGGNSLALNASFSLLHCYGHDIGGFEGPQPTPEHLVRWIQLGVHSPRFAINCFKTSEEDNLIGGVIEPWMYPTATPIIRATIKRRYELVPYTYSQNLRAHHTAVPPQRWTGWGYEADPEVWTKEIKNGDTQYWFGDALVIGGVYEPGADTARVYLPKKGDGSDFGFLNTNAPYEHLEAGRWHTVLSPWYTSIPVLARVGAAVPVGRPLDTTSRAETDPEFPNQAKDDWRGVEIFPPPALRGSAAAAAAVGGSDAESGANDVKGVVFKDSWYEDDGISREVAAEYKFTIRYEIVDGRISVEVKGAVTEGSREGWSPLWLEKGVDVVLPVGEERSVITQGGEAVEKTLDAKGRRVWNISVSV; via the exons ATGCTTCTCCAAAGCGAGAAGATCCCCTCAAAGTACGCGCCCCAAGAGGCCAAGGGCGCTGCTTCAACTGCCTCGATCGAGCTGCAGTCCTCAGACGGCCAGACGGAGCCCTTCACATTCACATTCGAGGTCGTGCGGCCGACAGTCTTCCGCACCACCGTCACCTCCAAATCCCGTCCcatcccccctttccccagCGCACACAAGCCCGTCACTGACTCGGCACCCACGGACGTCGAGGTCAAGACGTCAGAAAACACCCAGTCCTTCACCACATCtgccgccaaggccgtcgtcgaatGGTCCAACACCCCCATCGTCTCCCTCTATGCCGGCCACGATGACTCCGGCAAGCCCATCCACGCGGACCTGCCATTCCGCTCAtacgccgccgacggccccgGCATCGCCCACTACTCCGTCTACAAGAAGGGCACGCTccacgtcggcctcggcgagaagGCCGCGCCCATGGACCTTAGCGGCCGCGGTTTCCTCATCTCGGCGAGCGACACCTTTGGCTACGACGCCTACCGCACCGACCCGCTCTACAAGCACATCCCGCTGCTCATCAACGTCACccccgagggcgccgtcggcatcttCTCCACCGCCCACTCGCGCTCGACCTGGTCCATCGGAtccgagctcgacggcatGTGGGGCGCCTACAAGGTGCACCGACAGTcccacggcggcctcgaggagtacctcatcgtcggcaggaccgtcgccgacgtcgtgcGCTCGtacgccgagctcgtcggcttcCCGCTGCGCGTGCCGCGCTACATGATGGGCtacatcggcggcggcatgaaGTACAGCGCCATGGACGCCCCGCGCGCCCACGACGCCATCATGGGCTGGGTCAAGAACTGCGAGAAGCACGACATccccttctcggccttccaGATGAGCTCCGGGtacaccgtcgccgagaaggagcCCAAGACCCGCAACGTCTTCACGTGGAACTACCACCGCTTCCCGGACCCGCGCGCCTTCACGCGCGAGGCCCACGCCCACGGCgtccgcctcctcgccaacgtcaAGCCGTACGTGCTCGCCACTCACCCCGAGTACAAGAAGctgtccgccgccggcgccttcttcaaggACCCCAACACGGGCGAGACCGCCGTGACGAGGCTCTGGagcgcgggcggcggcgagagcggcGAGGGGAGCCACCTCGACTTCACCAGCAATGCGGGCTACCAGTGGTGGTACGACGGCGTTGTCGGGCTGAAGAAggtcggcatcgacgtcATGTggaacgacaacaacgagTACACcgtccccgacgacgactggcAGTGCGCCCTCGAGAAGACGGACCTTGTGCCGATCCCTGAGGGCCTCAGCAGGAAAGATGTCGGCATCTGGGGCCGCGCCATCCACACGGAGCTCATGGGCAAGGCGTCCCACGACGCCACCGTCGAGGGCAAGCCGGAAGAGCGCCCCTTTGTCCTCACGCGCAGCGCGACGGCCGGAACCATGAAGTACTGCGGCGCCTCGTGGAGCGGCGACAACGTCACTGCCTGGGAGTCCATGAGAGGCGGCAACTCGTTGGCCCTGAACGCCAGCTTTTCCCTTCTCCAC TGCTACGGCCACGACATCGGCGGCTTTGAAGGCCCCCAGCCCACCCCTGAGCACCTCGTCCGCTGGATCCAGCTCGGCGTGCACTCGCCGCGCTTCGCCATCAACTGCTTCAAGACGAGCGAGGAGGACAacctcatcggcggcgtcatcgagCCCTGGATGTACCCGACGGCCACGCCCATCATCCGCGCCACCATCAAGCGCCGCTACGAGCTGGTCCCCTACACCTACTCCCAGAACCTCCGTGCCCACCACACCGCCGTCCCGCCGCAGCGCTGGACCGGGTGGGGCTACGAGGCCGACCCGGAGGTGTGGACCAAGGAGATCAAGAACGGCGACACGCAGTACTGGttcggcgacgccctcgtcatcggcggcgtctacGAGCCCGGCGCCGACACGGCGAGGGTGTACCTCcccaagaagggcgacggcTCAGATTTCGGGTTCCTGAACACCAACGCGCCGTACGAGCACCTGGAGGCCGGCCGGTGGCACACGGTGCTCTCGCCGTGGTACACCTCCATCCCCGTCCTCGCgcgcgtcggcgccgccgtccccgtcgGCAGGCCGCTCGACACGACGTCCCGCGCCGAGACGGATCCGGAGTTCCCGAACCAGGCCAAGGACGACTGGCGCGGCGTCGAGATCttcccgccgcccgcgtTGCGTGGTTccgctgctgcggcggcggccgtcggggGCTCGGACGCCGAGTCCGGGGCCAACGACGTCAAGGGCGTCGTGTTCAAGGACAGCTGGTacgaggatgacggcatCAGCCgcgaggtggcggcggagtACAAGTTCACGATCCGGTATGAGATTGTGGACGGGAGGATTTCTGTCGAGGTCAAGGGAGCTGTTACGGAGGGCTCCAGGGAAGGATGGAGTCCGTTGTGGCTCGAGAAGGGTGTCGATGTGGTCTTGCCGGTCGGCGAGGAGAGGAGTGTCATTACTCAGggaggcgaggccgtcgaaaAGACCTTGGATGCGAAGGGTCGGAGGGTATGGAACATCTCTGTTAGCGTTTAG
- a CDS encoding Major facilitator superfamily transporter, whose translation MPAAEDPNKTPVDQVEHAPAHPANHRRDAAAELLGKSGASPEDRVAVTPADDARVLRRIDLVILPLMLFVYFLQGIDKSTLAYASVFGLIRDTGLVGDQYSWLGSVVYLAQLVMQFPLAWLLVKLPIGKFTSAMVAFWGITLSCMAAAHNFGGLLAARFFLGVFEASVAPSFVAITQMWWRRREQTLRISYWYAMNGFTNMFGSLITYGLGHISSPLKEYQIIFMFFGIITVVFSAVMFLYMPDSPVEAKFLNDHDKLIAIERLRMNQQGVMSREWRWDHLKESLLDIKTWFWFALVFSISIPSGGISTFGPLIVKSFGFDSFQTILFNIPFGFVQLVSTVGGSWIATKIHKKGPVIAGLCIPPIAGCVMLMVLPTAGQQAARLTGYYLISVYPGITPLIYSWSAANTAGDTKRKCTSAFLFVGQSVGNVIGPLLYKPAEAPRYTRGLTSNLALYCVIVVLVAATSLYLAFLNRSHSRRRVAMGKSAVILDTSLYSAVEAEKMQRDQAAAAAGRQAGEEGHEMAAAGEENAQEDVGARAFDNLTDLENEEFVFVF comes from the exons atgcccgccgccgaggaccccAACAAGACGCCCGTCGACCAGGTCGAGCACGCTCCCGCCCACCCGGCCAACCACCGCCGCGATGCCGCCGCAGAGCTGCTCGGCAAGTCGGGCGCCTCGCCCGAGGACCGCGTGGCCGTCAcgccggccgacgacgcccgcgtcctgcgccgcatcgacctcgtcatcctcccccTGATGCTCTTCGTCTACTTTTTGCAGGGCATCGACAAGTCCACCCTCGCCTACGCCTCCGTCTTCGGCCTCATCCGCGACAcgggcctcgtcggcgaccaGTACAGCTGGctcggctccgtcgtctACCTGGCCCAGCTCGTCATGCAGTTCCCGCTCGCCTGGCTGCTCGTGAAGCTGCCCATCGGCAAGTTCACGAGCGCCATGGTCGCCTTCTGGGGCATCACGCTGTCGTgcatggccgccgcccacaaCTTTGGCGGCCTGCTGGCCGcgcgcttcttcctcggcgtcttcgaggCGAGCGTCGCGCCGTCGTTCGTCGCGATCACGCAGATgtggtggcggaggcgggagCAGACGCTGCGGATCAGCTACTGGTATGCCATGAACGGCTTCACCAACATG TTCGGCAGCCTCATCACGTACGGTCTCGGCCACATCTCGTCGCCCCTCAAGGAGTACCAG ATCATCTTCATGTTCTTCGGTATCATCACGGTTGTCTTCTCCGCCGTTATGTTCCTGTACATGCCCGACTCCCCCGTGGAGGCCAAGTTCCTCAACGACCACGACAagctcatcgccatcgagcGGCTCCGTATGAACCAGCAGGGCGTCATGTCACGCGAGTGGCGCTGGGATCACTTGAAGGAGAGTTTGCTGGATATCAAGACCTGGTTCTGGTTCGCCCTGGTCTTTTCCATCTC CATCCCCTCTGGTGGCATTTCCACTTTTGGTCCCCTCATCGTCAAGTCCTTCGGCTTCGACTCGTTCCAGACGATCCTCTTTAACATCCCCTTCGGGTTCGTTCAACTCGTCTCCACAGTCGGAGGTTCCTGGATAGCAACAAAGATCCACAAGAAAGGGCCCGTCATCGCCGGGCTCTGCATCCCTCCTATTGCCGGATGCGTCATGTTGATGGTTCTTCCCACCGCGGGCCAACAAGCTGCTCGTTTGACGGGATACTACCTCATCTCTGTCTACCCAGGAATCA CGCCCCTCATCTACTCTTGGTCCGCCGCCAACACGGCCGGTGACACGAAGCGGAAGTGCACGTCGGCgttcctcttcgtcggccaGTCCGTCGGCAACGTCATCGGCCCGCTCCTCTACAAACCGGCTGAGGCGCCCAGGTACACGCGCGGCCTGACGTCCAACCTCGCGTTGTActgcgtcatcgtcgtcctggtggcggcgacgagtcTGTACCTCGCATTCCTCAACCGGTCACACAGCAGACGCCGAGTCGCGATGGGAAAGAGCGCCGTCATACTCGACACCAGCTTGTActccgccgtcgaggccgagaagatgcAGCGGgaccaggcggcggcggcggcggggcggcAGGCCGGGGAAGAGGGCCACGAGATGGCCGCGGCTGGCGAGGAGAATGCGCAGGAGGACGTGGGCGCGAGGGCCTTTGACAACTTGACGGATCTGGAGAATGAGGAgtttgtgtttgtgtttTGA
- a CDS encoding Cofactor FMO1 FAD enzyme encodes MAPTIATLIIGAGPSGLCAAKTLLQHDPAAEMLIVDGRPSVGGVWSKETIYPNLKTNNFVTGIDFSDFPMDYERFGLKMYQHVPGWVMHEYLTEYAKHFGVWDKIRLNTRVIRVTRPEDGGEWRVEVEEKDGVARTITCARLIVATGVLTVPHVPDFAGSGTFAAPIIHSSDLGPRADLFASPDITTVAVLGGSKSAYDAVHLAASTGHKVRWVIRRSGRGPVWVAPGFTQLGPFKVWRERLVTRRICAFMSPWLFPDFSGLECVRRFLHESAVGRVVSRAFWGLIRHDTINDCGYQTDERTKVLQPEQNQFWYGTASGILSFDDDFFEYVRNGTVQIHREDVDHLSDHRVHLGDGTTFAADLLVASTGFSSKPTIDFEPASLHSDLGIPTTSLGPKQTAFWADADAKADAVVGSRFPRLLDGPFQSPTSSKPRPFHAGASGEVQHTPWRLYRGIAPPGLTARDDRSLVFIGAFSNLANVMRLEAQCLWMLAYFEGRVAALEADRRAGRVFEETAVFQRWAQHRAPYGHGRCYPDLVFDQLPYWDMLLGDVGVETRRKAGVWAELFESYTPVDYRGIVDEWITQNR; translated from the exons ATGGCGCCTACCATCGCGaccctcatcatcggcgccgggccCAGCGGCCTCTGCGCCGCCAAGACGCTGCTCCAGCACgacccggcggccgagatgctcatcgtcgacggccgcccgtccgtcggcggcgtctggTCCAAGGAGACCATCTACCCGAACCTCAAGACCAACAACTTCGTCACGGGCATCGACTTCTCCGACTTCCCCATGGACTACGAGCGGTTCGGGCTCAAGATGTACCAGCACGTGCCCGGCTGGGTGATGCACGAGTACCTGACCGAGTACGCCAAGCACTTTGGCGTCTGGGACAAGATCCGGCTGAACACGCGCGTCATCCGCGTCACGCGccccgaggacggcggcgagtggagggtcgaagtcgaggagaaggacggcgTGGCGAGGACCATAACCTGCGCCCGCCTCATCGTCGCGACGGGCGTCCTCACCGTCCCCCACGTGCCCGACTTCGCCGGGTCCGGGACCTTCGCGGCGCCCATCATCCACTCGTCGGACCTCGGCCCCCGCGCCGACCTCTTCGCGTCCCCGGACATCACGACGGTGGCGgttctcggcggcagcaagtCCGCCTACGACGCCGTCCAcctggcggcgtcgacgggccACAAGGTCCGCTGGGTGATCCGCCGCTCCGGGCGCGGGCCCGTGTGGGTGGCGCCCGGGTTCACGCAGCTCGGCCCCTTCAAGGTGTGGCGCGAGCGGCTCGTCACGCGGCGCATCTGCGCCTTCATGTCGCCGTGGCTGTTCCCGGACTTCTCCGGCCTCGAGTGCGTGCGCCGGTTCCTGCACGAGAGCGCCGTCGGGAGGGTCGTCAGCCGGGCCTTCTGGGGGCTGATCCGGCACGACACCATCAACGACTGCGGGTACCAGACGGACGAAAGGACCAAGGTGCTGCAGCCCGAGCAGAACCAGTTCTG GTACGGCACCGCGTCTGGCATCCTCAGCTTTGACGACGACTTCTTCGAGTACGTCCGCAACGGCACGGTGCAGATCCACcgcgaggacgtcgaccACCTCTCGGATCACCGAgtccacctcggcgacggcacgaccttcgccgccgacttGCTGGTCGCGTCGAcgggcttctcctcgaaGCCGACCATCGACTTCGAGCCCGCGTCGCTGCACTCGGACCTCGGCATCCCGACGACGTCCCTGGGCCCCAAGCAGACGGCCTTCTGGGCCGACGCAGACGCCAAAgcggacgccgtcgtcggctcgcGGTTTCCGCGCCTCCTGGACGGGCCGTTCCAGAGcccgacgtcgtcgaagccGCGGCCGTTCCACGCGGGAGCCTCGGGCGAGGTGCAGCACACGCCGTGGCGGCTGTACCGGGGCATCGCGCCGCCCGGGCTCACGGCGCGCGACGACCGGTCGCTCGTGTTCATCGGGGCCTTTAGCAACCTGGCCAACGTGATGCGGCTCGAGGCGCAGTGCCTGTGGATGCTGGCGTACTTTGAGGGCCGGGTGGCGGCGCTCGAGGCTGACAGGCGGGCCGGGCGGGTGTTTGAGGAGACGGCGGTGTTCCAGCGGTGGGCGCAGCACCGGGCGCCGTACGGGCACGGGCGGTGCTATCCGGACCTCGTGTTCGACCAGTTGCCGTATTGGGACATGCTGCTCGGCGATGTCGGGGTGGAGACGCGGCGCAAGGCCGGCGTGTGGGCCGAGCTGTTTGAGAGCTACACGCCGGTGGACTACCGCGGGATCGTGGACGAGTGGATCACGCAGAATCGGTGA